The sequence CTCTGTTTATTTCCATATAGGTGATAAAGCAATTTACAAATATGGCGCATCAGATTTTACATTCCAGGATCTCCGGCCGAACAACCTGGTCATGTGGAAGGCGCTTGAATGGTATTGTGAAAAGGGTTTCAGGGAATTCAGCTTCGGCCGAACCGATGAAGGACACGATGGTCTCAGGCAATTCAAGGCCGGTTGGGGAACAGCTCAGCGGATTATTCATTATTACCGGTATGATTTTCATCAAAACAGCTTTCTCTGTTTGCCTTCCGGTGTGGAAGGATGGCAGGCCGGTATTTTCAGAAAGACGCCGATTCCTTTCTTAAAAATAATTGGATCGGTGTTATACAGACATATGGGGTAATTTTTGTATGGCTTCGGCTCAATTTAAGCTATACTTCTTTTCGACGAGCCTGTTCCGGCGCCTGCAGGACCGCGTTACAGGAAAATTTGCATTACTGCCGGGCAATCACAAGATGAGCGGTAATTTTTATACAAAGTATGATACGAAATAAAATTTTTTATGCGATAAAGCCGTTTATACCGAGAAGGTTACAGATTGCCCTGCGGCGAGTTCTGGCCCAGCGGCGACGTAAATTGTATAAGGATGTCTGGCCCATCGACGCAAAAGCGGCGAAGCCGCCTGATCATTGGTCCGGCTGGCCCGATCAAAAACAATTCGCCTTTGTTCTGACCCATGATGTGGAATGCATGAAAGGCGTGAAGAAATGCCTGGCACTGTCGGAGCTCGAAGAGAAGCTCGGGTTCCGCTCCTCTTTCAATTTCGTCCTTAAAGATTATGCGGTTCCTCCGGAAATTCGCCGGATCCTTGACAGCAAAGGATTTGAAGTCGGCATTCACGGGGTTACTCACGATGGCAGATCGTTCATGTACCAAAAGTCTTTTCAGGAGCAATCCGTCATAATCAATCAGTATCTCAAGGATTGGGGGGCTGTTGGATACCGCACCCCTTCCATGCTCGGAACTCTGGAATGGATGCACAATTTGAATATTGAATACGATGCTTCAACATTCGATACCGATCCTTTTGAACCCAAGCCTCTGGGGGCCGGGACCATTTTCCCTTACTGGGAACATTCCCATGCAAACGGCAGCGGCTTCGTGGAGCTGCCGTACACCCTGCCCCAGGATTTTACCCTCTTTGTTATTCTGCAGGAAAAGAGCTTTGACATCTGGGCCCGGAAACTCGACTGGATTGCAGAAAACGGCGGAATGGCTCTGTTGATCACCCATCCGGACTATATGAGCTTTGGTGGCAAGGATCCCGGACTGGAAGAGTATTCCGCGGAGATCTATGAAAAATTTCTTGAATATGTCCGGTCCAGATATGAAGGGAAATATTGGCATGCTCTGCCCAGGGATGTAGCTCATTTCATGAAGCAGTCAAAAGCGATCGGAAGATGATGGGGTGAGCTTCTTCAGGAATGCGGCAGAAAAAAATA comes from Pseudomonadota bacterium and encodes:
- a CDS encoding GNAT family N-acetyltransferase, translating into SVYFHIGDKAIYKYGASDFTFQDLRPNNLVMWKALEWYCEKGFREFSFGRTDEGHDGLRQFKAGWGTAQRIIHYYRYDFHQNSFLCLPSGVEGWQAGIFRKTPIPFLKIIGSVLYRHMG